The genomic window GCTTACCGCTAGCGCCTGCGCAAAGAAGAACAGCTCCCATGGAGGCGGCCATTCCTGTGCAGATAGTAGCCACATCGGGTTTGATATACTGCATCGTATCGTAAATACCGAGTCCGGCATAGACACTTCCGCCTGGAGAATTCAGATAGATCTGGATATCCTTGTCGTGATCCACAGACTCCAGATAGAGCAGCTGGGCCTGGATGATATTGGCGACTTCATCATAAATGGCCGTACCTAGGAAGATGATTCGGTCCATCATCATGCGTGAGAAGACATCCATTGCTTGGATATTGAGTTGTCTCTCTTCTATGATCACCGGTGTGACGGATGATTCGATATAGTGATCGACAGCCAGACTACTGATGCCTCTATGGCCGATCGCATACTTTCTGAAATCCTTAGCATTCATTGAGCGTATGTGTTGTTTTTAGTGAATGTAGAGCGCAAGATAATCCTTTTTCAAGGGGCTATTTGGAAGCAATGTCCTTGAATTTATCAAAGCTGACTTCCTTCTCATTGAGCTTGACCTGCTCTTTGACCCGGTCGAGGACCTTCTTCTCATAGAGCATATCGAAGATCTGTTCTACCTGCTCCCTATCCTGGAGGAATCGCATGGCAGAATTGCTCAGTTCCTCATCATCAGGTGCGGGCATACCGTATTGGATATAATTATTCCTGAGTAGGTTCTTGGCGTGCTCCATCGCCTCTTCGAATTCGACCTTGATCTCATTCTCGGTAATGATGCGATTCTTGATGAGCTGCCATTTGATACCATTGGAATATTCCTCATAGCCGGCCTCCACTTCTTCCAGACTGGTCTTCCCTTCACTGGAGATCTCGATCCATTTCTTGAGGAAACCATCCGGCAAGGTCAATTTGAGCTTATCACCCAGATAGCGATTGACATCGCGCTTGAACATCAGCTCGCTGTCATTCTCGAAATGCTGTGCCAATCCTTCGCGGATGTACTCACGCAATCCTTCCTCTGACTGGTCCTTCTCTGGGGGCAGAACTTTGCTGAAGAACTCTTCATCCATCTCGGCCGGGGTCAATTGCTTGATCTCCTCGATCACGAAGTTGAACTTCAATTTCTTGGGCAGAGCATGTACTTCTTCATGTGTGATACCCAACATGCGTCCCAGGTCATCATGTGAATGGGAGAGCTTGTGCGGATCGACTTCGATGCTGTCACCGACCTTGGAGCCGATCAGACGTTTCTTACTCCTCTTATCCTCTACATACTCGAGTCCGATGGTGGATTTATGGCGGATTCCGTCTTCTTTCTCCAGACCATCATCACGCAGCTCTACGAATTCACCCATGAGCATATCCTTCTCACTGGCCTTGTCGGTGTCAGAGAGCTTACCATAACGTCTACGGATGCGGTCCACCTCTTCATTGACCATCTTATCATCGATCTTGACCGTATAGTAGTTGATCTTGTACTTGGTGGATAGGTTTACCTGAAATTCAGGTGCCAAGCCTAACTCATAGGTGAACTGGAATTCAGCAGGCTCGTCCCAATCTCCGGATTCACCGTCTTTGACGGGTAGCGGTTGACCGAGCACCTTGAGTTCATTGGATTTGATGTATTCACTGATGGAATCGTCCAATACCTTTTGCAGCTCTTCGGCCAGTAGTCCTTTGCCATATCGCTTCTTGACCACACCTACAGGCACCTTTCCTGTTCTGAATCCAGGGATGTTGAGTTGCTTGCTGTAGGTCTTGAGCGTCTTGGTGTAGCTGTCCATGTAATCTTCTTTCTGGACGGTCACCTTCAGTAGTGCATTCAGATCATCGATCTTTTCTTTTTCGATGTTCATGTGTCTATGGGGATTAAATGAGAATCGGGCCCTGAGGCCCGATCCATTGTGTTCATTGTGTGCGGGTGGAGGGACTCGAACCCCCACGCTGTTAGGCACTTGATCCTAAGTCAAGCGTGTCTACCAATTTCACCACACCCGCAAGCTCCTCTTTAGGGCCTGCAAATGTACAGCTTACAATCTATTTCACAGCCAAGAAGCACGGATATTTACATGGCTTACTCGACTATGAATCGTCCGGTCCGGAGTATACCATCCACCTCTACTTGGAGGAAGTAGATTCCCGGTACGAGTTCAGATTCAAATGTGATAACCTGATTCAGCATCTTGCCTTTGAGCGTTGCCGATTCTACATACACACGTTGACCAGTAATATCCATCACTTGGAAGCTGACCACGTCCATCACTTCCTGGCCGATATCCAAAGTCACACGAATCTGGGACCCATCACTCGGATTAGGCATCAATCGCATGCTCGGCAGGCTCGCTTCCACGATCTTATGGACCACATCCTCCCCATCTTCGATAGTTGGTGGCCCGGTCATGGTGATCGGACAGGTACTCGCAAAGTCTCCCCACAATCCGCCTGCATAGGCCCTGACTGCCACATCATACATCTCACCAGGTTGTAGTTCTAGGTCGGTGGTATGGAAGTAGAGTGAGAGACCATTGGTCATATCAGTCTGAGCAGGCCCGGCACCAAGAGGGGTGAAACGCCACTCGTACTGTGTAGCCCCATAGATATACTCTGCCAATATGTACTCAGGAGTATTAATGGAATAGGTTCCGTTACAATACGGATTCTGCACTTCGGTAGGATCGGGTTGACCTGCCATGAAGATATTACATGCCGGTCCAGGTGTGGACCATTGACCATCGACCCGCACTTGTACAGTAACGCTGTACACCTTATTCAATTGCAGACCAGGCACATCGTATAGGAATACTCCATAGCTGTTCTTTGTGCGTGTGAATACATTGGGCCCATCGGTGAAGACGAAATGGTATTTATCCGCATACTGCACATACTCGGCCTGGATAAGCTGTTCATAATTGTAATCCACCGCATTGTTGCAGAATTCAGCTCTAAGCTGGGACTGAGGTACTCCTCCGATGCCGATGGTACATTCAGGGCCCCAGTTGCTCCAGTAGATGGCTGTATCCCCATTCGCCACTATTCTCAAACTGTGACGCGCAGTTGCCTCATAGCTAGTGTTCAAGCGTGCATTACTAAAGGAATTCAACGTGAAATACCAGGATGGAACCCCGAATTGTGTACGTGTGGAAGTATCCGGCACCAAGGGGTCTCGCAAGCGTACACTGTATCCCTTCACTTTTATGGTGGTGAATGGATAGAGTTCATTAAGGTCTTGACGCTTGGGTGTGATCACATTGTCCAGTTGATAGTCCATGTATCCGCAATAGGCGTCTCGTATTCCGGCCGAGGCAAAAGTCTTCACTTGCACACGCACCTCAGGTGCAGCAGGTGTACCTGATGCCGCATCATAGACTCGGAAATAGTACTCGGTACCTGACACCAGTCCTCCAGGGATGACTCGTTCGATAGCTCCATTACCATAGTTGTTATAGCACCCTAGCGAGGTACCTCCACATGCATCGAATACCTCTATCACAACATCAAAACTTCCTCCTGCTGATTGGGCCACGATATAGTCATTGGCATGTTGAGCAGTGAACTTGAACCAAGTATCATCATCCGCATCTCCCACACATCCAGGAAGTGATTGGGTAGCTCCTTGTACTGTCAGCGTATCCCAAGCAGGAGTACCATGAAGACTTGTTATCACCTCGAAGGCATTTACACATTCGTCATTGCTCAAGGATGTACATGCTGGTGAAGGAACGACCGTCACCAGAGTGGTGCATTGATCCGTATTTCCACAATGATCTGTAACCGTAAGTGTGACCGTGATGGGACTCGCGGCTACATCTGTACAATCGAAGGTGGTCCTATCCAATCCTAGGGTGATCTCGGTACAATCATCGGTACTACCGTTATCCACTTCTGCTGGAGTCAAGGTGGCATTACCTGTCCCATCTAAATTGACGATCAGAGTGGCCTGACAGACTGCAGTCGGAGCAGTATTATCTGTTACCGTAATATTCTGTGTACATGCTGCTGAATTCCCACTGATATCGGTACCTACGAAGGTCCTGGTGACCACGAATTCTCCCGCAGAACATACACCTAGCACATCAGAGAAAGCCAAGGTTGGAGAAGGGTCGCAGAAATCCGTGACCACCGGTTCTCCGGTGATGAGTGTATTGGTATAGTCCCCACAAGCAACGCTGATAGGTGCAGGACATTCATTGCACAGAACTATCCTATTATAATAGGCATTGAATTGTCCAGGAATAGCACCAGTCCCTGCATTGAAGTTAAAGAGTCTGACCTGAGAAGGGATCATACCATTTGTGGCATTGATGATGTCCACAGTTCCGGACCACGTCACACTCCCATCGAGCTGTCGTACCGATACTTCCATAGTAGTAGCACTGGTCATGTAGAAATCGACCTCCATTCCTTCATCTGTGAATGAGAGAGTAGTGAGGGTTTCTCCACCATTTCTATTGACCCTGTACTGACTATCCCCTCCTCTGAAATAGAATTCTATGAGATTCTCGCCCGTTGAATTCTGTAGACCTACTCCAACTACGCCCCCATTACCAATGTATCCATTATCCATATCCACAGATAATGTCGAGCCGACTCTCATTGGTTCGACCATCGGCAATATGGCATTGGATGTCTGTCCTGAATTCGCATATAGACCCCAAGCAGATGTTCCGATATCGATATCATTATCCCCATTGGTATCACCATCGCCATTGTCTGTACTGGTGAACATGAAGTGTCCCGCTTGACTCGGATTTCCGTTGGAAGTGAATAAGTTCCAAGGACCAAATCCAGGACTATCACCATCTCCATTATCCCAGTTATCACCCAGATAACTGAAGGTAGAAGTGTTCTCTTCGAAACAGGATGTGTTCAATTCTGGAGGAGTCACGTCCGGCAAGCACGCTGGATCCACGCATTGCGCAGGAGCTATGAAGAGGGCATTCTGAGTCAATGTACATCCTGTGTCGTCACTGAATGTAGCAGTCACATCGACCGCATTCCCATCTGAATTCAGACCTGTCAAAGTCACCGTCTGAGGAGATGTGGTGATAGCGAAACTCTGACCATTGACATCTAAAGTGCCAGTAGCTGGTGGATTCACATAGGTGACAACCACATCGCTCGTGTAAGTATTATCCGATGTGTTACACGCGGACTGTCCTCCATCAGCCAATGATTGAATGTCACATACACAGGAAGCAGGCGCTGTGAATACGCCATTGGTCGTAGATGTACATGAGGGTTCTGCACTGAATGAAGCGGTGACATTGACCGCATTTCCATCAGCCGTCAATCCAGTTAAGGTGACCGTCTGTGGACTGGACGTGATTGCAAAACTCTGTCCGTTCACATCGAGTGTACCCGAAGACGGTGCACCGCTATATGTCACTGTGACATCATTGGAATAGGTATCTGTGCCCGGATCACATGCCGACTGATTTCCTCCATCTGTGATGTTGTCGATGGAACATGGTGTACAATCGGCTGGTGCTGTGAACAGATTGGTCTGAGTGGCCGTACATGTTGGTTCTGCACTGAACGAGGCGGTGACATTCACCGCATTCCCATCTGCAGTCAGTCCTACAAGCGTAACTGTCTGAGGGCTTGTGGTGATGGCAAAACTCTGTCCATTGACATCCAACGTCCCTGTTGAAGGTGCACCTGTATACGTAATGGTCACATCATTCGAGTAGGTATTTGTCCCAGGGTCACAGGCGGACTGATTCCCTCCGTCTGCTATGTTGTCGATAGAACATGGAGTGCAGTCAGCAGGTGCCGTGAATACTCCGGTCTGAGTGAGAGTACATGCTGGACTCGCACTGAATGAAGCGGTGACATCCACTGAATTCCCGTCTGCAGTCAATCCTGTCAGCGTGACCGTCTGAGGACTGGATGTGATGGCAAAACTCTGTCCGTTCACATCCAGAGTACCGGTAGTGGGTGGATTTGAATAGGTGACGGTAACATCGTTGGAATAGGTATTCGTACCCGGATCACAAGCGGTCTGATTTCCGCCATTCGTAATGGCATCTACCGAGCAATCAGGAGCATTGAATCGGACAATGAACAGACCTTCTTCAATACTGCTGATGATGATATTCCGAGATGGGAAATAGGGGTAATTACTCCAAGCCCCATTGAAGGTGGCCACATCATTCGAAGGATGCACATCGATATAGCCCACCTCTGTCAAGGTGGCCGATGAAATGTCTGCTAGCTCAAGCGCACGCAATCCAGCCGTATAATTCGCCTGGAACAAGGTGTCATCCCGCACATAGTGGTTGTGGTCGATAGATGCCGTAGAGGCCTCATAATATCCCATGAAAACTGGCGCATCCAGGTCGAGAACATCCCACATATACGTTCTTGTGTTATGGGTCGGAGCCGAAGTCTCATCTCCTTCGTCATTCATCAAGAAATACCGATGGTCTTCGGTCAACCAGCCTTGGTGAGCGTAATCACTTCCAGCATATGTCGTGCGTGATACCTGAGTAGGATCGGTCTTGTCATCTACATCGATGATGGTGAATGAATCCTCATTACTCGCGAAGGCGATCTCTTTTCCTTGATAGGTGACATCCGGACCAGTGTACACGACCACCTGTACATCGTGTGTATAGCCATCTGCTGCAAAACCTCCAGCCAGAGTAGGTGAAGCAGGTGTTTGGATATTGACCATGTGGAGGCCTCCTGAATAGGAGCTATTGTCTCCTACTATATAGGCAAATCCGGTAGCCTCATTGATTGCGATGTTATGCGCACTTCCTACACCATTATACACTGCTGTTGCAGTAAATGTCTGTGGTGTTGTCACCGTTCTCAATTGAGTGAGATCGAAGACCTGCATACCATGGGAACCTACATTATCCGCCACGATGTAGGCATGATTCTGATATACTTTGGCGTCTCTCCAGAAGTTGCTTCCGGCTTGAGTAGGTAATGATCCCAGATATCTCGGATTCAAAGCATCAGTGACATCTATGAATACTGTTCCATTGGTCAGGCACATGATGGCGTATTCCTTGCTATCCAGCGGGTCTGTCCAACCCCATATATCGCTCCCCTCGACTCCTCCTGTCGCACCCATATCAGCCAGGCTCAAATGTCCTTGTAGATCGAAGTTTTCACAGGGATAAGGACCTGCAAATCCTCCCACACACGGAGTATTGGTCGCGTTGAGGGTAGTAAAGGATTCTGGTCCAGACCATACACTCTCATCACCCACACCACAAATGGCCTTGACATAAAAATCATAATCGGTACTCGGACTCAATCCAGTCAATGGATATGGATTGGAATTGGTCGAAGCGATGGTCGTTCCTGAACCTAAAGTGAAGCCAGAAGCTCCATACTCTATCGACCATTCTGATTCTCCGCCATTGGCCGTCCATGCCAGATCTGCGCTCGTAGTCGTGACGTTTGAACTTCCTAGCGCTGTCGGCTGGGCACAAGTACTAATACTCTCACATATCTGGACCCGAACAAAGTCGATGGACATATCTCCTGTGAAGCTTGTACCGGTTCCTGCATTTTGAAATCTGAGATATATGACCTGTCCAGCATAGGCCGATAGGTCGATACCAACGGGTTGCCAAGCTGCTCCGGAGGATGTTTGAAGCTGTCCATCCCATTTGAAAAGACTGGTAAATGGTCCCGAAGCACTGGAGCCTATCCCTACATCAAGAGTGCCCATAGCAGCACCGTATGCATGGAAATAGAAGGACAACTCTACGTCACTTACAGCTGATGTAAGAGATATAGCTGGTGAAATAAGATCAGCGATTGCTGATGAACTTCCCGAAGCCTCATAATTGGTGTAGCTCGTTGCACCTCCGCTATGACCAGCACTGGGTCCTGTATTATTTGAAGCGGCATTGCCGGGTATCTCCCAATTCCCATTGACATCAGAAGAAGTGATATCCCCAGTCCACCCACCTACAGAGTCGAACTCTTCGGTGAAAATGTAAGTAGACGTTTCTCCTGCACCACAGCTCACACCATTGATGGGAGGTATAGGTCCATTTACAGTAGTGAATGCATATGGTCCACTCCATAGACTGGGGCCATCACTAGGCCCACAATCGGCCCTGACATAGAATTCATACTCAGTCACCGGAACACCACCTGTCCATGTGTATGGATTGGTCACCCCTGTAATCGTAGGGGTACCCGTAGGGGTAAATGGGGCAGCCCCAATTTCAATATCCCAAGTCGTTGCCGATCCATTCTCTGTCCAGAAAAGGTCAGCACCTGAGCCGGTTATATTGTTTACACCCAAGGCGGTAGGTTGTGGGCAGGCCGGTATAGGACCGTAGCATATCTCAAGTCCCCATGAGAGTAATTCTCCTCCGTCCTCATTGGTATCATCAAATATTGTCAAGGTCCAGTTTCCGTTCGGATCTTCAACATTGAAGTCAGATAGATTTCCTGTGGGTTGGTAGAATTGACCCGTAGTTGGAGGACAAGGTATCGTTGCGGATGCCGCTTCATCATCGAATTGCAGGTTGAAATCGTCCTGGCTTCCACAGATATCATTGAACAATGGCACTATGGTTCCAGTAGGGCTGGTGAGCGTGACATCGAGATCCGATATCCAAGAATGTGTCCCAGAAAGATTGACCACATTCACGTCTTGAATCACACCTGTTATCGGAACATTCAATATCGATGTAACGGTCGGAGTTCCTGATGCTGAGATCGTCTTAGGCACATCCGAGCTCAGGAAAGTACCGCAGCTGGACGTAGTAAAGGAAAAGGTAGATGAGACTCCCGCACTTCCACAGGCATTAGCTCCGGTCACTCTCCAATAATAGGTCGTATTCGAATTCAACGTTGTTGAAGTATAGTTAGGCGAAGTCAAGCCGCTTTGGCCATCAACGATAGTTGTAAATCCATTGTCCAGCGCAATATCAATGGTATAGTTCACTCCATCACCGGACAGCGCGGTCCAGCTGAAGTCTGCAGGTACATCTACTCCTACAGCACCATCGGCTGGAGTCAAGAGAGTCACGGGTCCGCTAGGCGTCTCGCTTACAATCAACGTAAGATCGACTGTCTTGGGAGTAGTAGTAGCTGTACCCGTCAATGTCATAGAATAGGAACCGGGTGTTACCGCGCCTGTGTTGGATATGGTCAGGACACTGGTACCCGGAGTAGCGACCGGATTGGTGGAGAAACTGCTGGTCGCACCTGCAGGAAGTCCACTGATGGACAAGGTCACTGGCTCGGTGTATGTCCCTATCTGATTCACCTGAATGTCATAGGTGGTATCTGCAGGTTTACAACTATTGGCCACATCACTTGTGACCGATAGTGTGAAGTCATTTGCGGCACCGGGTACTATTGTGAAGTTCTCATTTGATATGTCGAAGAAGATATTATTTGCACCTCTTACCATTACCCGAGCAGTAGAGGTTCCTGTATTAGGTACTGTGATGGTATGCGAACCATCATTGGTCACTCCTGTCGCGAGAGTGATCGGATAAGTGAACCCGCCATCTGTAGAAAGGAATATATCCACATTGGCACAACTCACAGGAGCAGCAGTGGTATTCGCTACATCCCACGTGACCGTTTCAGAAGTGAAAGCCGTCCATGAAACGGCTGAGGTATTGGGACTCTGCACAAGGAATGGACCTGCAGTCACTTCAGTAGTCACCGACATAAGATCACTCGAGGTACATCCAGAATTTGGATTCATGTCCCTCACCGTAAACGCGAACTCCATATTCCGACTCACAGCTGGGAGTACTTCCCAGGTAGGGCTCACATTATTGACCAGATCAGTAAGATTCGGCATGTATCTATCCGGTACGCTGACTGGATTCAATGAGCGAAACATGGGACCGACCAATCGCGTAGGTGTAGGCGCTGAATTCGAAGCCGGATTCTCTGGATCGTTCTGTTCCCAGCAATAGGTCAATCCTGTATCGTCCGGGTCGGATCCTATTCCTTCCAATACAAAGGGCGTGGAGATAGGAATCGTATAGTCCAGACCTGCATCCGAACTTGGTCCCGCGTTTCCAGAAGTGATCAATTCGAAACAACTTGATGAATTGTTAGCATCGAACAAGGAACCCACCATATCACGGATATTCACATAAGCGAAATAGTCATCGCTATTATTCTGCACGTTGGCCGAGCAGATACCTGCATACCCCATGATGGTACTAGCCGACCCAGGCTCTACTTCGGTAGTGCCGTCACCGGATCGACAACTCTGGTTACTCTGGGTATGGTATCCACCGAATTGGTGCCCCATTTCATGCGCCACATAATCGATATCGAAAGGGTCGCCTATCGGAGCACTTCTACCCGTATATCCTCGTCCTTTATGAGTGCCCGATTGGCTTATCGCTTCGCACACACAGTCGATACACCCCGCATTTCCACCACCTGAGGTATTGAAGTTGTGACCGATATCGTAGTTGTTCACACCTATCTGCGCATCCAGTGTTTGAGCCGTAGTGGTATTGTATTCACCGGTCCAAGGATCAGTTGCAGCATCCAAATAGATGACCAGGTCATTGTTAGCTACAAACTGCATCGTGATTCCCATGTCCTCCTCATATACACCATTGACACGGGCCATGGTCACATCCATGGCAGCTTGTACGATTGCCTTATCTCCGGCTGTCGTTCCAGTACTTCCTCCGGCCTGAGTGATATGATATTGGGAATATTCACCGGTACATGATTGGGCCAAACGATATCTTCTCAGATTACAGTCACCCAAGGGGCCTGGGAGAGAACCTACAGTATTGATCTTCTGCGAAGCATCTGCACCTTCTGTCAGGCACTCGAAGTCGATTTCCGGCACCTGGAGGTCGCTTCTGTAATAGCTGCTATAATGGACCTTATCAGTGGTCATCGGGTCGATGTACACCGTGCTGTGCTCACCTGAACGGATCATTCCGTGAAAACCTAGATAGGGTGAGTAGGTGATGCGGATGCTGGCAGTTGGATCATCGATTCCTCTTCCCACAAAGGAGAGAAGTTCTGGATAGCGGGCAGCAAGATCCGGATGCTTCAATTGGGTACGCATCAATTCAAAAGCCTGGTCTTCACCATCTGGCATAGGAAATATCATAATGGGACGAACCTGCTTCCCAGAGGCAAATCGATAGGTAGCCTCACCTGCTAGGTCTAAGAACTGTTGCGCATCCAGTGAGACCGTACGCTTTTGCATAGGAATGCTTATCCGCTCTTTCAAGGGAGCGCGGAAGTCGGCAGAGGTCGCATTGCTCCAGACCGATGTCTGTGCAAATGCTGAAGTTGTAAAGAATAGTAGGGTTAGAATAGTCAAGGAGGGTAGGAGGGTACCTATTCTGATCATCTGTTAAGCTTTAAAAGAACGCAATGTGCCCATCGACTACCGGTGGGCTTTCAGTCCGAAGTGTGCAAATATCTGTAAATGAGTGTCTTTTGTAAAGAAATTGCTTTGTTTTTCTGAGCAATGCATAGCAAGTATTCCACAGTGTTATGCTAGCGCATTGTTCTGTCAATGAGTATCTCGGTATCGTGCAAGGTTTCGGCCAATGAGACTTGGATCCGATACATTCCCGACCGGATACTTTCGGGCAGTCGTATCACATTATTCAATGTGCTCCCTTTCACAGGAATATTCTCAGAATACACTTCTCTCCCCATCACATCCACTACAAGCACGCTGGCCGATCCAATTTCTTCCGTAGTGATCTCAGCCAGTATTCTGAATTCACCTGAACTAGGATTCGGATAGAGGATGAGAGGTGACGGCCGATCCAAGTCCACCTTTGCCGCAAAGCCATCGGATGACTCCATAGATGGAGAATTCAAATTAATCGGGCATTCAGCTCCATAGCTCCCCCATTGCCCTGCCAATCGCGCGCGGATGGCGACACTATAGGATGTTCCTGCCTGTAGATTCAGACTGCTGGCCCAGTGGAATGCGAGTGAATAGCCGTTGGTCAACTGATACTGCGCAGGCCCTCCTCCCACCGGTGTGAATCCCCACTCGTATTTGTCTGCCCCGCCTATGTAATCAGCGAAGATGTATTGTGCAGAGGGGTAGTCATAATTCCCATTGCAGTATGCAGCTTGTAAAGCTGTTGGTGGAACGGTTGTGACCATATTCACATCGCAGGCCGGTCCAGGGTCGGACCAGAGACCATTGACCCTGCTCTGCACAGTGACCGAATAGGTACTGTTGAATTCTAGGCCGGGGACATTATCTAAAAACAGGGTATACGAAGTACTCGTTGCTTGAATAGAGCTGACCCCATCATCTAGAGTGAATCGATACTGATCAGCAAAGGTCA from Flavobacteriales bacterium includes these protein-coding regions:
- a CDS encoding choice-of-anchor B family protein; amino-acid sequence: MIRIGTLLPSLTILTLLFFTTSAFAQTSVWSNATSADFRAPLKERISIPMQKRTVSLDAQQFLDLAGEATYRFASGKQVRPIMIFPMPDGEDQAFELMRTQLKHPDLAARYPELLSFVGRGIDDPTASIRITYSPYLGFHGMIRSGEHSTVYIDPMTTDKVHYSSYYRSDLQVPEIDFECLTEGADASQKINTVGSLPGPLGDCNLRRYRLAQSCTGEYSQYHITQAGGSTGTTAGDKAIVQAAMDVTMARVNGVYEEDMGITMQFVANNDLVIYLDAATDPWTGEYNTTTAQTLDAQIGVNNYDIGHNFNTSGGGNAGCIDCVCEAISQSGTHKGRGYTGRSAPIGDPFDIDYVAHEMGHQFGGYHTQSNQSCRSGDGTTEVEPGSASTIMGYAGICSANVQNNSDDYFAYVNIRDMVGSLFDANNSSSCFELITSGNAGPSSDAGLDYTIPISTPFVLEGIGSDPDDTGLTYCWEQNDPENPASNSAPTPTRLVGPMFRSLNPVSVPDRYMPNLTDLVNNVSPTWEVLPAVSRNMEFAFTVRDMNPNSGCTSSDLMSVTTEVTAGPFLVQSPNTSAVSWTAFTSETVTWDVANTTAAPVSCANVDIFLSTDGGFTYPITLATGVTNDGSHTITVPNTGTSTARVMVRGANNIFFDISNENFTIVPGAANDFTLSVTSDVANSCKPADTTYDIQVNQIGTYTEPVTLSISGLPAGATSSFSTNPVATPGTSVLTISNTGAVTPGSYSMTLTGTATTTPKTVDLTLIVSETPSGPVTLLTPADGAVGVDVPADFSWTALSGDGVNYTIDIALDNGFTTIVDGQSGLTSPNYTSTTLNSNTTYYWRVTGANACGSAGVSSTFSFTTSSCGTFLSSDVPKTISASGTPTVTSILNVPITGVIQDVNVVNLSGTHSWISDLDVTLTSPTGTIVPLFNDICGSQDDFNLQFDDEAASATIPCPPTTGQFYQPTGNLSDFNVEDPNGNWTLTIFDDTNEDGGELLSWGLEICYGPIPACPQPTALGVNNITGSGADLFWTENGSATTWDIEIGAAPFTPTGTPTITGVTNPYTWTGGVPVTEYEFYVRADCGPSDGPSLWSGPYAFTTVNGPIPPINGVSCGAGETSTYIFTEEFDSVGGWTGDITSSDVNGNWEIPGNAASNNTGPSAGHSGGATSYTNYEASGSSSAIADLISPAISLTSAVSDVELSFYFHAYGAAMGTLDVGIGSSASGPFTSLFKWDGQLQTSSGAAWQPVGIDLSAYAGQVIYLRFQNAGTGTSFTGDMSIDFVRVQICESISTCAQPTALGSSNVTTTSADLAWTANGGESEWSIEYGASGFTLGSGTTIASTNSNPYPLTGLSPSTDYDFYVKAICGVGDESVWSGPESFTTLNATNTPCVGGFAGPYPCENFDLQGHLSLADMGATGGVEGSDIWGWTDPLDSKEYAIMCLTNGTVFIDVTDALNPRYLGSLPTQAGSNFWRDAKVYQNHAYIVADNVGSHGMQVFDLTQLRTVTTPQTFTATAVYNGVGSAHNIAINEATGFAYIVGDNSSYSGGLHMVNIQTPASPTLAGGFAADGYTHDVQVVVYTGPDVTYQGKEIAFASNEDSFTIIDVDDKTDPTQVSRTTYAGSDYAHQGWLTEDHRYFLMNDEGDETSAPTHNTRTYMWDVLDLDAPVFMGYYEASTASIDHNHYVRDDTLFQANYTAGLRALELADISSATLTEVGYIDVHPSNDVATFNGAWSNYPYFPSRNIIISSIEEGLFIVRFNAPDCSVDAITNGGNQTACDPGTNTYSNDVTVTYSNPPTTGTLDVNGQSFAITSSPQTVTLTGLTADGNSVDVTASFSASPACTLTQTGVFTAPADCTPCSIDNIADGGNQSACDPGTNTYSNDVTITYTGAPSTGTLDVNGQSFAITTSPQTVTLVGLTADGNAVNVTASFSAEPTCTATQTNLFTAPADCTPCSIDNITDGGNQSACDPGTDTYSNDVTVTYSGAPSSGTLDVNGQSFAITSSPQTVTLTGLTADGNAVNVTASFSAEPSCTSTTNGVFTAPASCVCDIQSLADGGQSACNTSDNTYTSDVVVTYVNPPATGTLDVNGQSFAITTSPQTVTLTGLNSDGNAVDVTATFSDDTGCTLTQNALFIAPAQCVDPACLPDVTPPELNTSCFEENTSTFSYLGDNWDNGDGDSPGFGPWNLFTSNGNPSQAGHFMFTSTDNGDGDTNGDNDIDIGTSAWGLYANSGQTSNAILPMVEPMRVGSTLSVDMDNGYIGNGGVVGVGLQNSTGENLIEFYFRGGDSQYRVNRNGGETLTTLSFTDEGMEVDFYMTSATTMEVSVRQLDGSVTWSGTVDIINATNGMIPSQVRLFNFNAGTGAIPGQFNAYYNRIVLCNECPAPISVACGDYTNTLITGEPVVTDFCDPSPTLAFSDVLGVCSAGEFVVTRTFVGTDISGNSAACTQNITVTDNTAPTAVCQATLIVNLDGTGNATLTPAEVDNGSTDDCTEITLGLDRTTFDCTDVAASPITVTLTVTDHCGNTDQCTTLVTVVPSPACTSLSNDECVNAFEVITSLHGTPAWDTLTVQGATQSLPGCVGDADDDTWFKFTAQHANDYIVAQSAGGSFDVVIEVFDACGGTSLGCYNNYGNGAIERVIPGGLVSGTEYYFRVYDAASGTPAAPEVRVQVKTFASAGIRDAYCGYMDYQLDNVITPKRQDLNELYPFTTIKVKGYSVRLRDPLVPDTSTRTQFGVPSWYFTLNSFSNARLNTSYEATARHSLRIVANGDTAIYWSNWGPECTIGIGGVPQSQLRAEFCNNAVDYNYEQLIQAEYVQYADKYHFVFTDGPNVFTRTKNSYGVFLYDVPGLQLNKVYSVTVQVRVDGQWSTPGPACNIFMAGQPDPTEVQNPYCNGTYSINTPEYILAEYIYGATQYEWRFTPLGAGPAQTDMTNGLSLYFHTTDLELQPGEMYDVAVRAYAGGLWGDFASTCPITMTGPPTIEDGEDVVHKIVEASLPSMRLMPNPSDGSQIRVTLDIGQEVMDVVSFQVMDITGQRVYVESATLKGKMLNQVITFESELVPGIYFLQVEVDGILRTGRFIVE
- a CDS encoding T9SS type A sorting domain-containing protein; translated protein: IRIDQTGFAPQFFHFEDIPQLELNTTYKVRAKHMLRFTANGSIGEYWSDYGPYCTIGIAGPEITQLLPQYCNSVEPYGFDDYIQAYAVTFADQYRFTLDDGVSSIQATSTSYTLFLDNVPGLEFNSTYSVTVQSRVNGLWSDPGPACDVNMVTTVPPTALQAAYCNGNYDYPSAQYIFADYIGGADKYEWGFTPVGGGPAQYQLTNGYSLAFHWASSLNLQAGTSYSVAIRARLAGQWGSYGAECPINLNSPSMESSDGFAAKVDLDRPSPLILYPNPSSGEFRILAEITTEEIGSASVLVVDVMGREVYSENIPVKGSTLNNVIRLPESIRSGMYRIQVSLAETLHDTEILIDRTMR